A section of the Rhizobium sp. SSA_523 genome encodes:
- a CDS encoding YebC/PmpR family DNA-binding transcriptional regulator, which translates to MAGHSQFKNIMHRKGRQDAVRSKMFSKLAREITVAAKTGMADPAMNPRLRLAIQNAKAQSMPKDNIDRAVKKAAGGDAESYDEVRYEGYGPGGVAVIVEALSDNRNRTASNVRSIFTKAGGALGETGSVSFSFDHVGEIVYKASAGSADAVMEAAIEAGADDVSSDEESHVIICAFESIGEVAKALEATLGEAETVKAIWKPQNTVPVDEEKAQSLMKLIDSLEDDDDVQNVYSNFEVSDEVMAKLSA; encoded by the coding sequence ATGGCTGGCCATTCACAGTTCAAGAACATCATGCACCGCAAGGGCCGCCAGGATGCGGTGCGATCCAAGATGTTCTCCAAGCTCGCTCGCGAAATCACCGTTGCCGCCAAGACCGGCATGGCCGACCCGGCAATGAACCCGCGCCTGCGCCTGGCCATTCAGAATGCCAAGGCCCAGTCGATGCCGAAGGACAATATCGACCGCGCCGTCAAGAAGGCGGCCGGCGGCGATGCCGAAAGCTATGACGAGGTTCGCTACGAGGGCTATGGTCCGGGCGGCGTTGCGGTCATCGTGGAAGCGCTGAGCGACAACCGCAATCGTACGGCCTCCAATGTCCGTTCGATCTTCACCAAGGCGGGCGGCGCGCTGGGCGAGACCGGCTCGGTTTCCTTCTCCTTCGATCATGTGGGCGAAATCGTCTACAAGGCCTCCGCCGGCTCCGCCGATGCGGTGATGGAAGCGGCCATCGAAGCCGGTGCCGACGATGTCTCCTCCGACGAGGAGAGCCACGTCATCATTTGCGCCTTCGAGAGCATTGGCGAGGTGGCGAAGGCGCTGGAGGCGACGCTGGGCGAGGCCGAGACCGTCAAGGCGATCTGGAAGCCGCAGAACACCGTTCCCGTCGACGAGGAAAAGGCCCAGTCTCTGATGAAGCTGATCGACAGCCTGGAAGACGATGACGACGTGCAGAATGTCTATTCGAATTTCGAAGTGTCGGACGAAGTCATGGCGAAATTGTCCGCCTGA
- a CDS encoding pyridoxamine 5'-phosphate oxidase family protein, with the protein MVSLTEAREAPARQLWKEIDSIHAGMLGIEGSSMHMQPMAPHADPRTNTVWFFTRNDTDLVKAIRPGTRAHFCVVGKDHDYHACLAGVIEVRKDQSKIDEYWSAVTAAWYEHGKDDPHLTLLALHVDDAEIWASTDSSLKFGWEIAKANLNEEKMPDVGIKQHLTFA; encoded by the coding sequence ATGGTAAGTCTGACGGAAGCACGCGAAGCCCCTGCGCGCCAGCTGTGGAAGGAAATCGATTCCATTCACGCCGGAATGCTCGGTATCGAGGGCTCAAGCATGCATATGCAGCCGATGGCACCGCATGCCGACCCCAGGACCAATACGGTCTGGTTCTTCACCCGCAACGACACCGATCTCGTCAAGGCCATCCGCCCCGGCACCCGGGCGCATTTCTGCGTCGTCGGCAAGGATCACGATTATCATGCCTGCCTGGCCGGCGTCATCGAGGTTCGCAAGGACCAGTCCAAGATCGACGAATACTGGAGCGCCGTCACGGCCGCCTGGTACGAACACGGCAAGGACGATCCGCATCTGACGCTTCTGGCCCTGCATGTGGATGATGCCGAAATCTGGGCATCGACGGACAGCAGCCTGAAATTCGGCTGGGAAATCGCCAAGGCGAATCTGAACGAGGAAAAGATGCCGGATGTCGGCATCAAGCAGCACCTCACCTTTGCCTGA
- a CDS encoding MFS transporter, protein MPRNILPVLSLLLGTLFLFLGNGLQGLLLPVRGTLEGYSNEVLGLLGTTWATGFVVGCFAAPVLVRRIGHVRAFSGFGAVICLNVLLTGIVVHDGAWLVLRAVTGFCTAGTSMIIESWLNERATNESRGAIFSFYISITLLGVVGGQLLVGVIDVSTPILFMICGILYCVSILPTTLSTAASPQPLKRVSLDLAGLYRNSPVSFIGILMIGTANGAYGTLVAVFAAQAGMHQATIAVMVSITIFAGAIMQFPAGRLSDRMDRRYVLATLSALSALAAVLLVVLQPLNVYVIITLVAIYGATANALYPIAVAHANDFAAPEDFVKVSGGLLLLFGIGTIIGPTLGGPVMTYFGPYALFAVTAVAHLCVVVHAILRSRVRPAVPTADKDNYTTAPTATAPLATPESLMLDPRAPAEGEAR, encoded by the coding sequence TTCTCTTTCTCGGCAATGGTCTGCAGGGTCTGCTCCTGCCGGTGCGCGGAACGCTGGAAGGCTATTCGAACGAGGTCCTGGGCCTTCTGGGCACCACCTGGGCAACCGGTTTCGTGGTCGGCTGCTTCGCCGCGCCGGTGCTGGTTCGCCGGATCGGCCATGTCCGCGCCTTTTCCGGCTTCGGCGCCGTCATCTGCCTCAACGTGCTATTGACCGGCATCGTCGTGCATGATGGGGCCTGGCTGGTGCTGCGGGCGGTGACCGGCTTCTGCACCGCCGGCACGTCGATGATCATCGAAAGCTGGCTGAACGAGCGCGCGACCAATGAGAGCCGCGGCGCGATCTTTTCCTTCTATATCTCGATCACGCTCCTCGGCGTCGTCGGCGGCCAGTTGCTGGTCGGCGTCATCGATGTCTCGACGCCGATCCTGTTCATGATCTGCGGCATTCTGTATTGCGTCTCCATCCTGCCGACGACGCTCTCCACGGCGGCGTCCCCACAACCGCTGAAGCGGGTCAGTCTCGATCTCGCCGGGCTCTACCGCAATTCGCCCGTCTCCTTCATCGGCATCCTGATGATCGGCACCGCCAATGGCGCCTATGGCACGCTGGTCGCCGTCTTCGCGGCGCAGGCCGGCATGCATCAGGCGACGATCGCCGTGATGGTGTCGATCACCATCTTTGCCGGTGCCATCATGCAGTTTCCGGCCGGCCGGCTCTCCGACCGGATGGACCGGCGCTATGTGCTGGCGACGCTTTCGGCTTTGTCGGCGCTGGCGGCCGTGCTCCTGGTCGTGCTTCAGCCCTTGAACGTCTATGTGATCATCACGCTCGTCGCCATCTATGGAGCGACGGCCAATGCGCTCTATCCGATCGCCGTCGCGCATGCCAACGACTTCGCGGCGCCGGAGGACTTCGTCAAGGTATCGGGCGGCCTCCTGCTGCTGTTCGGCATTGGAACAATCATCGGCCCCACGCTGGGCGGGCCGGTCATGACCTATTTCGGTCCGTATGCGCTGTTTGCCGTCACCGCCGTCGCCCATCTGTGCGTCGTCGTGCACGCCATCCTGCGCAGCCGCGTGCGCCCCGCCGTTCCGACCGCCGACAAGGATAACTACACGACGGCACCGACGGCCACGGCGCCGCTCGCCACGCCCGAAAGCCTGATGCTGGATCCCCGCGCGCCGGCGGAGGGCGAGGCCCGCTAG
- a CDS encoding MBL fold metallo-hydrolase produces MMLRIVAFAVVSALWSAGSAWAQSAQMPVSQCQAIAEAIPHVTFASLRPVQPVQSQMKEDVVITFVGHSTYQIESPEGVVIATDYSGVHRPPLSPDVVTMNKAHSTHFTLSPDAGIAHVLPGWSDTPGQKAAHNLMVKDAYIRNVTTDIRSYGGFEENGNSIFIFEIAGLCIGHLGHLHHELTDDHYTEIGRLDVLMVPTDGGLTMGADSMSRVVQRLRSALILPMHRGGAPLDRFIAMFDSRFDVVYGREDAMTVSIRSLPRKPRIVVPPGL; encoded by the coding sequence ATGATGCTGCGGATTGTCGCATTTGCTGTGGTTTCAGCGCTCTGGTCGGCCGGGTCTGCATGGGCGCAATCGGCTCAGATGCCGGTCAGCCAATGTCAGGCCATTGCCGAGGCCATTCCGCACGTCACCTTTGCCAGCCTCAGGCCGGTGCAACCGGTGCAGAGCCAGATGAAGGAGGATGTGGTCATCACCTTTGTCGGGCATTCGACCTACCAGATCGAATCGCCGGAGGGTGTGGTGATTGCCACGGATTATTCCGGCGTCCATCGGCCGCCGCTGTCGCCCGACGTGGTGACCATGAACAAGGCGCATTCAACCCATTTCACCCTCAGTCCCGATGCCGGGATCGCGCATGTCCTTCCCGGCTGGAGCGATACGCCGGGGCAGAAGGCCGCGCATAACCTCATGGTCAAGGACGCCTATATCCGCAATGTCACCACCGATATCCGGTCCTATGGCGGTTTCGAGGAGAATGGCAATTCGATCTTCATCTTCGAGATTGCCGGCCTGTGCATCGGCCATCTGGGCCATCTGCATCACGAACTGACGGATGATCATTATACCGAGATCGGCCGGCTGGACGTGCTGATGGTGCCAACGGACGGGGGGCTGACCATGGGGGCCGACAGCATGAGCCGCGTCGTGCAGCGGTTGCGCTCGGCGCTCATCCTGCCCATGCATCGCGGCGGCGCGCCGCTCGACCGCTTCATCGCCATGTTCGACAGCCGGTTCGACGTGGTCTACGGGCGCGAGGATGCCATGACGGTCTCGATCCGCAGCCTGCCGCGCAAGCCGCGGATCGTGGTTCCGCCGGGTCTGTGA